In Magnolia sinica isolate HGM2019 chromosome 12, MsV1, whole genome shotgun sequence, a single genomic region encodes these proteins:
- the LOC131219997 gene encoding E3 ubiquitin-protein ligase MBR1-like — translation MARDHTISCKISGQIKKSNENQEPIAAIEIRLKKKHRQLLDLSRHDLTFTVATDTEILNITKSLSVEMSSLLIPQNLQLFIPTMLSDLELCSCALGNLKEPIAVSLRSIAEEVVRRGRYSLQVVLEIQHLTSSFYFEDEVIHQATTDSMDIDGNSGRFGGTPASRSSIEEALRTEKVGERDWMENCRICLDEFGEGMEVKRMPCLHVFHGACITQWLKQSSMCPLCRVRV, via the coding sequence ATGGCCCGTGATCACACCATAAGTTGTAAGATTTCCGGCCAAATAAAGAAAAGTAATGAAAATCAAGAACCAATCGCAGCCATCGAAATTCGTCTGAAGAAGAAGCATCGTCAACTGCTAGATTTGTCCAGACATGATCTCACTTTTACAGTTGCCACTGACACGGAGATTCTGAACATAACTAAGTCCTTGTCAGTCGAGATGTCCAGCTTACTCATTCCACAGAACCTGCAGCTCTTCATTCCCACAATGCTTTCCGACCTAGAGTTATGTTCCTGTGCACTTGGAAATTTGAAAGAACCCATTGCCGTCTCTCTCCGTTCTATAGCAGAAGAGGTGGTTAGAAGGGGACGTTACTCGCTGCAGGTTGTATTGGAGATTCAACATCTTACGTCATCTTTCTACTTTGAAGATGAAGTGATCCACCAGGCTACTACAGACTCGATGGACATAGATGGGAACAGTGGAAGATTCGGCGGGACCCCTGCTTCAAGATCATCAATTGAGGAGGCTTTGAGAACAGAGAAGGTAGGAGAaagagattggatggagaatTGTAGAATTTGTTTGGATGAGTTTGGTGAAGGTATGGAAGTAAAGCGCATGCCTTGCTTGCATGTTTTCCACGGAGCTTGCATTACTCAATGGTTGAAGCAGAGTAGCATGTGTCCTTTGTGCcgggttagggtttaa